Proteins from a genomic interval of Phocoena phocoena chromosome 20, mPhoPho1.1, whole genome shotgun sequence:
- the PRSS54 gene encoding inactive serine protease 54 produces MEVTRRMLLVLLYVSHASATCGIQKSNTVETSEEGLVEDEEFPWVVSLQDVQYTHLAFGSILSEFWILSIASAFQNRKDAVAIVGIAKMDAKLIAHKEYPVNTIIIHEDFDNKTMKNNIALLKTDTAMQFNNLVRPICFLGRKLHMLPALQNCWVAGWNPTSATGNHMTMSILRKISVKDIDLCPLNKTEKTGCGNHIEMETDAVCLGDPGNPMMCELKELNLWVLRGILSQGGEKCPGLFLYIKVEDYSNWITSKTKKTSPPLSSFHHWKNLIPFPSHSSCDTVTQKKHAGLSQVGRSQPHFHGQKRATMHSWSQMANGTPVSLDFREKDLRESDKSEVAIQPTYYDDYGGEVGEGRSLSGQNRLHQPQEIILFFFVLVFFGNGILV; encoded by the exons ATGGAAGTGACGAGAAGGATGCTCTTGGTGCTGCTCTATGTTTCCCATGCTTCGGCCA CTTGCGGCATCCAGAAAAGCAACACTGTGGAAACTTCCGAGGAGGGTTTGGTCGAAGACGAGGAGTTCCCATGGGTGGTGTCGCTGCAGGATGTCCAGTACACCCACCTGGCTTTCGGCAGCATCCTCAGTGAGTTCTGGATCCTCAGCATCGCATCCGCCTTTCAAAACAG GAAGGACGCTGTTGCTATAGTTGGTATAGCTAAGATGGATGCAAAACTGATCGCTCACAAAGAATATCCAGTGAACACCATCATCATCCATGAGGACTTTgataataaaacaatgaaaaataacatagcCCTCCTAAAGACAGACACGGCGATGCAGTTCAACAACCTGGTCCGGCCCATCTGCTTCCTCGGCAGAAAGTTGCATATGCTACCAGCCTTGCAGAACTGCTGGGTGGCAGGATGGAATCCCACATCTGCA ACAGGAAATCACATGACGATGAGTATCCTGAGGAAAATCTCCGTGAAGGACATCGACTTGTGTCCCTTAAACAAAACCGAGAAAACAGGATGTGGCAATCACATAGAGATGGAAACTGATGCCGTCTGCTTG GGGGACCCAGGAAACCCAATGATGTGTGAGCTGAAGGAATTGAATCTGTGGGTGCTGAGAGGAATCCTGTCTCAAGGTGGTGAGAAATGCCCTGGCCTGTTCCTGTACATCAAGGTGGAAGACTACAGCAACTGGATCACATCCAAGACCAAGAAGACCAGCCCTCCCCTGTCTTCCTTCCACCACTGGAAAAACCTGATTCCTTTCCCCAGCCATTCATCATGTGATACTGTGACACAGAAAAAACATGCTGGGCTGAGCCAGGTTGGACGGTCCCAACCACACTTCCACGGACAAAAAAGGGCCACCATGCATTCATGGTCACAAATGGCAAATGGCACTCCAGTGAGTCTAGACTTTAGGGAAAAGGATCTGAGGGAGTCAGACAAGTCTGAGGTGGCCATCCAACCCACGTACTATGATGACTACGGTGGGGAGGTTGGGGAGGGCAGGTCTCTATCGGGCCAGAACAGGTTACATCAGCCCCaagaaattatcttatttttctttgtgcttgTTTTCTTTGGTAATGGTATCTTAGTCTAG